One Candidatus Methylomirabilota bacterium DNA segment encodes these proteins:
- a CDS encoding TIGR03013 family XrtA/PEP-CTERM system glycosyltransferase, translating into MLRVFRHYIPHLPLILFFGDLVVLVAAFHVPTLTGTWIAEGALIPKLLLVVLLVGFVLNLGGLYDVRLAMGHRELLARLLTCQTVAGLLVAAVAFALPSLRLGRAAFLQIGAAATIGLIAWRAAWIGPFTHRRIRIRVLVLGTGAIGKVIAGLVETGARPFSIVGFLDDNPNAPETVPEPYALLGKIQDLPALVEETRPDLVVVAQMNRRGNFPAKALIDCRMRGIQVEDWPTFYEKETGKILVTDLRPSWLIFSDGFVKTPRTEIVKRLVDVALSLTGLMLALPVMALVATAIKMESRGSALFRQPRLGQNGRVFILNKFRSMREDAEKDTGPVWALQQDPRVTRVGAFLRKTRLDELPQLFNVLVGDMSFIGPRPERPEFVYELQKQIPFYMERLSVKPGITGWAQVRYRYGASVEDALEKLQYDLYYIKNLSLFLDLLILINTIQVVLFARGR; encoded by the coding sequence ATGCTCAGAGTTTTTCGGCACTACATCCCGCACCTGCCGCTGATCCTCTTCTTCGGGGATCTCGTCGTTCTGGTCGCCGCCTTTCATGTCCCCACGCTGACCGGGACCTGGATCGCCGAAGGTGCCCTGATCCCGAAGCTGCTACTGGTGGTGCTGCTGGTCGGGTTCGTCCTGAACCTCGGAGGTCTCTACGACGTCCGCCTCGCGATGGGGCACCGGGAGCTACTGGCCCGGCTGCTCACCTGCCAGACGGTCGCCGGCCTCCTGGTGGCGGCCGTGGCTTTCGCCTTACCGAGCCTCCGCCTGGGCCGGGCGGCGTTTCTCCAGATCGGGGCGGCTGCCACGATCGGATTGATCGCCTGGCGCGCGGCCTGGATCGGCCCCTTCACCCATCGCCGCATCCGGATCCGGGTGCTCGTGCTCGGCACCGGGGCCATCGGCAAGGTGATCGCGGGGCTGGTGGAGACCGGGGCCCGGCCATTTTCCATTGTGGGCTTCCTCGACGACAACCCGAACGCTCCGGAGACGGTGCCCGAGCCCTATGCCCTGCTCGGCAAGATCCAGGACCTGCCGGCCCTGGTCGAGGAGACGCGTCCGGACCTCGTCGTGGTGGCCCAGATGAACCGGCGCGGCAACTTTCCCGCGAAAGCGCTGATCGACTGCCGCATGCGGGGCATCCAGGTCGAGGACTGGCCGACGTTCTACGAGAAGGAGACGGGCAAGATCCTGGTCACCGACCTCCGGCCGAGCTGGCTGATCTTCTCGGACGGCTTCGTCAAGACGCCGCGGACTGAGATCGTCAAGCGCCTGGTCGACGTGGCGCTGTCGCTCACCGGTCTGATGCTCGCCCTGCCCGTGATGGCCCTCGTGGCGACCGCGATCAAGATGGAATCCCGGGGTTCGGCGCTGTTCCGCCAGCCGCGGTTGGGGCAGAACGGGCGCGTGTTCATCCTCAACAAGTTCCGGTCGATGCGCGAGGACGCCGAGAAGGACACAGGCCCGGTGTGGGCCCTGCAGCAGGATCCTCGTGTCACCCGGGTGGGCGCGTTCCTGAGAAAGACGCGCCTGGACGAGCTGCCGCAGCTGTTCAACGTCCTCGTCGGCGACATGAGCTTCATTGGCCCGCGGCCCGAGCGACCCGAGTTCGTGTACGAGCTCCAGAAGCAGATCCCGTTCTACATGGAGCGGCTCTCCGTGAAGCCCGGCATCACCGGCTGGGCCCAGGTGAGATACCGATACGGCGCTTCCGTGGAGGATGCGCTGGAGAAGCTGCAGTACGACCTCTACTACATCAAGAACCTGTCCCTGTTCCTGGACCTCCTGATCCTCATCAACACCATCCAGGTGGTTCTGTTTGCGCGGGGGCGCTGA
- a CDS encoding polysaccharide biosynthesis/export family protein — MNSRRRWLTLGLMAAALAVLVVPAALVRAQQTTDASYVIGPEDVVEVQVWDNKDLNQVVFVRPDGKTSLPLIGEIQAGGRTVQQFQDDLVKAYSRTVKVPSVTVIIKEIKSRPVYFIGGFGRPGPMQLTRNDMTLLEATAMIGGVAPQADAEKGFILRAGKKIPLNFDKLQKGDVSQDLKLEPFDKIVVPLAELVYVQGEVKAPGSVKYTTDLTLAKAITQVGGTTPLAAPGRVELLRSEGDKKVRMRIDLDKILRSPEDNPDVKLRPEDIIFVPQRLF; from the coding sequence ATGAACAGCCGTCGCCGCTGGCTCACGCTCGGCCTGATGGCCGCCGCCCTGGCAGTGCTCGTCGTCCCCGCCGCCCTCGTGAGGGCGCAGCAGACGACGGATGCCTCCTACGTTATCGGTCCCGAGGACGTGGTCGAGGTGCAAGTCTGGGACAACAAGGACCTGAACCAGGTCGTCTTCGTCCGCCCCGACGGCAAGACCTCGCTGCCCCTGATCGGGGAGATCCAGGCGGGCGGCCGGACGGTGCAGCAGTTCCAGGACGACCTCGTCAAGGCCTATAGCCGGACGGTGAAGGTCCCTTCGGTCACCGTCATCATCAAGGAGATCAAGAGTCGCCCAGTCTACTTTATCGGCGGCTTCGGCCGGCCGGGCCCGATGCAGCTCACGCGGAATGACATGACTCTCCTCGAAGCCACCGCCATGATCGGCGGGGTGGCCCCCCAGGCCGACGCCGAGAAGGGCTTCATTCTCCGTGCGGGCAAGAAGATCCCGCTCAACTTCGACAAGCTCCAGAAGGGGGACGTCTCCCAGGACCTCAAGCTGGAGCCCTTCGACAAGATCGTGGTCCCGCTCGCCGAGCTCGTCTATGTGCAGGGCGAGGTGAAGGCCCCGGGGTCGGTCAAGTACACGACCGACCTGACCCTGGCCAAGGCCATCACCCAGGTGGGGGGGACGACCCCCCTGGCCGCCCCCGGGCGGGTCGAGCTACTGCGGTCGGAGGGTGATAAAAAGGTGCGAATGCGGATTGACCTTGATAAGATCCTCCGGTCGCCAGAAGACAATCCGGACGTGAAACTGAGACCCGAAGACATAATCTTTGTGCCCCAGAGGCTCTTCTAG
- a CDS encoding sigma-54 dependent transcriptional regulator, with protein sequence MKTLVLDETLDISPSIHHFLAARGAEGVFVCSAQELELVETSQGPADLRVINLSPAVTPHEVARHLKGAPGTTLVFFDGTVQGLEPLASLPGVQCLERPRGAEALTQVLERAFGRAEPGVKTASPAGQRGNSVVSDIIGQSPQIREVFAKIEKVAAGSANVCIVGESGTGKELIARAIHYNSERRDRPLITLDCTAVPEGLMESHLFGHVRGSFTGAVENRDGVFSLAHTGTLFIDEISELSLPLQAKLLRVIQMREFVKVGGSKPIRTDIRLITASNKDLRRAVAGGTFREDLYYRIAVVMIQTPPLRERKGDVALLVDHFLAKFSAAHRKGIRSVTPAAMELLTSYQWPGNIRQLENCLEQAVVLCEGDQVDVGALWLGDTAAPRATDSSIRIRAGLTLRDVEQQYILRTLQETGGNRTRAARVLGISLRCLQYKLKAYAEAGIEAAAQPNRASEPEHLLGV encoded by the coding sequence ATGAAAACACTGGTACTGGACGAAACGCTCGACATCTCGCCGAGCATCCACCACTTCCTGGCCGCGCGCGGCGCCGAAGGGGTCTTCGTCTGCTCCGCGCAGGAGCTCGAGCTGGTCGAGACGAGCCAGGGGCCGGCCGATCTCCGGGTGATCAATCTCTCACCCGCGGTCACTCCCCACGAGGTGGCCCGCCACCTCAAGGGCGCGCCCGGCACGACCCTCGTGTTCTTCGACGGGACCGTGCAGGGGCTCGAGCCGCTGGCGTCCCTGCCCGGTGTGCAGTGCCTGGAGCGGCCCCGGGGCGCCGAGGCGCTCACCCAGGTGCTGGAGCGGGCGTTCGGGCGCGCGGAGCCGGGTGTGAAGACGGCTTCGCCCGCCGGTCAGCGGGGTAACTCGGTCGTGTCGGACATCATTGGTCAGTCGCCCCAGATCCGGGAGGTGTTCGCGAAGATCGAGAAGGTGGCCGCGGGCAGCGCCAACGTCTGCATCGTGGGCGAGAGCGGCACCGGCAAGGAGCTGATCGCGCGGGCCATCCACTACAACAGCGAGCGCCGCGACCGTCCCCTCATCACGCTGGACTGCACCGCCGTTCCGGAGGGGCTCATGGAGAGCCACCTCTTCGGCCATGTCCGCGGCTCCTTCACGGGCGCGGTCGAGAACCGCGACGGCGTCTTCTCCCTGGCGCATACCGGCACGCTCTTCATCGACGAGATCAGCGAGCTCTCGCTCCCCCTCCAGGCCAAGCTGCTCCGGGTCATCCAGATGCGCGAGTTCGTGAAGGTGGGCGGGAGTAAGCCGATCCGCACCGACATCCGCCTGATCACCGCGAGCAACAAGGACCTCCGCCGAGCGGTCGCGGGCGGGACGTTCCGTGAGGACCTCTACTATCGGATCGCCGTCGTCATGATCCAGACCCCGCCGCTGCGCGAGCGCAAGGGTGACGTCGCGCTCCTCGTGGACCACTTCCTCGCGAAGTTCAGCGCGGCCCACCGCAAAGGCATCCGCTCGGTCACGCCGGCGGCCATGGAGCTCCTCACGAGCTATCAGTGGCCCGGCAACATCCGTCAGCTCGAGAACTGCCTCGAGCAGGCGGTGGTGCTCTGCGAGGGGGACCAGGTGGACGTGGGCGCCCTGTGGCTGGGCGACACCGCCGCGCCCCGCGCGACGGATTCGTCGATCCGCATCCGCGCCGGCCTCACCCTTCGCGACGTGGAGCAGCAGTACATCCTGCGTACGCTGCAGGAGACGGGCGGAAACCGGACCCGCGCGGCGCGCGTGCTCGGCATCAGCCTGCGCTGCCTCCAGTACAAGCTGAAGGCCTACGCGGAGGCGGGCATCGAGGCGGCCGCTCAACCCAATCGGGCCAGCGAGCCCGAGCACCTCCTGGGAGTTTGA
- a CDS encoding GGDEF domain-containing protein yields MADFVDPATGTFVEDAFRHLLSREADRATRYQDFFSVCLVRPDPRAEGFGEDLQQAVSRKIAQFLRSTDVVGRLDDVIAILLLHTEGGDAARVAERVRAHIEQVAFLADTGSPRQVTLSVGGVSFPRDGYNDKVLLSRAQAHVNEAMRQGGNRVVHAAAESRG; encoded by the coding sequence GTGGCCGACTTCGTAGATCCCGCGACGGGCACCTTCGTCGAGGATGCGTTCCGGCATCTGCTGTCGCGGGAAGCCGACCGCGCCACGCGCTATCAGGACTTCTTCTCCGTCTGTCTCGTGAGACCCGATCCGCGCGCGGAGGGGTTCGGCGAGGACCTGCAACAGGCGGTATCCCGAAAGATCGCTCAGTTCCTTCGCTCGACCGACGTGGTAGGTCGGTTGGACGACGTCATCGCGATCCTGCTGCTCCACACCGAGGGCGGGGACGCCGCGCGCGTGGCCGAGCGCGTACGCGCTCACATCGAGCAGGTCGCGTTCCTGGCCGACACCGGCAGTCCGCGGCAGGTCACGCTCAGCGTGGGGGGTGTGTCGTTCCCCCGCGACGGATACAACGACAAAGTCTTGCTCTCGCGCGCCCAGGCGCACGTAAACGAAGCGATGCGCCAGGGCGGCAACCGCGTGGTACACGCGGCCGCCGAGAGCAGAGGATGA
- a CDS encoding sigma-54 dependent transcriptional regulator codes for MANAATLVVDANPDSREGLSRIIKEAGFPVLTAGSGSEGLALLTTLRPQVVIVDMDLPGIDACDLIHQMRLEVTDVVLLALSSIQDTAHVVRTMRAGASDFLAKPASATTVQTAVRAALSRSEASGTDLAGGGEADRFWPDLDLLYRNSERMRGVEDIVRRAADTNATILLQGESGTGKEMVAKSVHYISQRRDRPFLKVNCASLPGDLLESELFGHEKGAFTGAHRRKPGKFELAHRGTFLLDEIGEMPLGLQAKLLHVLQDGRFFRVGGSEMIETDVRLIAATNRDLAAVMATGHFREDLYYRLNVVTIAIPPLRERREEIPLLVEHFLRKFCRQYDREAPRIAPETLQQMQDYAWPGNVRELENMVKRLVVLQNEGLLQEEIAMRRNRPWAPRETIPVTAPSPAPPQLMSLPPIREGDMGLKEIAKRAAMEAEKAVLKEVLDRVRWNRAEAARLLKISYKALLYKITAAGLDGKVDRRSRKK; via the coding sequence ATGGCCAACGCCGCCACCCTTGTCGTCGACGCGAACCCCGACAGCCGCGAGGGTTTGTCTCGGATCATCAAGGAGGCCGGCTTTCCGGTGCTCACGGCGGGGAGCGGGTCGGAAGGGCTGGCTCTGCTCACCACCCTCCGGCCCCAGGTGGTGATCGTGGACATGGATCTACCGGGGATCGACGCGTGCGACCTGATCCATCAGATGCGGCTCGAGGTGACGGACGTCGTGCTTCTCGCGCTGTCCTCCATCCAGGACACCGCGCACGTCGTGCGCACGATGCGCGCGGGCGCGTCCGACTTCCTCGCCAAGCCCGCCTCCGCCACCACGGTGCAGACCGCGGTCCGCGCCGCGCTCTCCCGGAGCGAGGCGTCGGGAACCGACCTGGCCGGGGGCGGCGAGGCCGACCGCTTCTGGCCCGACCTCGACCTCCTCTACCGCAACAGCGAGCGGATGCGCGGGGTGGAGGACATCGTACGGCGGGCCGCCGACACGAACGCGACCATCCTGCTGCAGGGCGAGAGCGGGACCGGCAAGGAGATGGTGGCGAAGTCCGTCCACTACATCTCGCAGCGCCGCGACCGCCCGTTCCTCAAGGTCAACTGTGCCTCCCTGCCCGGAGACCTGCTCGAGTCGGAGCTCTTCGGCCACGAGAAGGGCGCGTTCACGGGGGCGCATCGGCGAAAGCCCGGCAAGTTCGAGCTCGCCCACCGCGGGACCTTCCTGCTCGACGAGATCGGGGAGATGCCGCTGGGCCTGCAGGCCAAGCTGCTGCACGTGCTCCAGGACGGGCGCTTCTTCCGCGTCGGCGGCAGCGAGATGATCGAGACCGACGTGCGGCTCATCGCGGCCACGAACCGCGATCTCGCCGCGGTCATGGCCACCGGCCACTTCCGAGAGGATCTCTACTATCGGCTGAACGTGGTCACGATCGCGATCCCGCCGTTGCGCGAGCGCCGCGAGGAGATCCCGCTGCTCGTCGAGCATTTCTTGCGGAAGTTCTGCCGGCAGTATGATCGGGAGGCGCCGCGGATCGCGCCCGAGACCCTGCAGCAGATGCAGGACTATGCTTGGCCCGGCAACGTGCGAGAGCTGGAGAACATGGTGAAGCGCCTCGTCGTGCTCCAGAACGAGGGCCTGTTGCAGGAAGAAATCGCGATGCGCCGCAACCGCCCCTGGGCACCCCGAGAGACCATTCCCGTCACCGCCCCCTCACCCGCCCCCCCACAATTGATGTCGCTGCCTCCAATTCGCGAAGGAGACATGGGACTCAAGGAGATCGCGAAGCGGGCGGCCATGGAGGCGGAGAAGGCCGTGCTCAAGGAGGTCCTGGACCGCGTCAGATGGAATCGCGCCGAGGCGGCCCGGCTCCTGAAAATCAGTTACAAGGCACTACTTTACAAGATCACGGCGGCCGGCCTCGATGGGAAGGTCGATCGTCGCAGCCGGAAGAAATAG
- a CDS encoding response regulator, whose amino-acid sequence MRILVVDDDPAVAEVIAEAIRARGDAALVSLDGTEALDILGTTPVDGVFLDLVMPGLGGLATLSRIRNQHPGIPVVILSGHADEDQAREALALGAVEVVKKPAALAHLSEALARLKGE is encoded by the coding sequence ATGCGCATCCTGGTCGTGGACGATGATCCTGCCGTCGCGGAGGTCATTGCCGAGGCGATTCGCGCCCGCGGCGACGCCGCGCTCGTTTCACTCGATGGCACCGAGGCCCTCGACATTCTGGGAACCACTCCGGTTGACGGCGTCTTTCTCGATCTGGTCATGCCCGGGCTCGGTGGCCTCGCCACGCTGAGCCGGATCCGCAACCAGCATCCCGGTATTCCTGTCGTCATCCTCTCTGGTCACGCCGATGAGGACCAGGCGCGCGAAGCGCTGGCCCTGGGGGCGGTGGAGGTCGTCAAGAAGCCGGCCGCCCTCGCCCACCTGAGTGAAGCCCTGGCCCGACTCAAGGGCGAGTGA
- a CDS encoding MmgE/PrpD family protein, whose translation MSHSAHTLAGFARSLTPSRIPATVRDGVALRVLDTLGCALAASDFDWADTVLAPVSAWGYGGRSSVAGRSPRVAAPMAALANGTLAHGLDFDDTHAPSITHASAVVLPAVLALGEERRLPGPEIIAAAVAGYETITRLGMAAPGAFHARGWHATPACGAFAAALAAGRCLALEEDALASAVGVAASCASGLLEFLEDGSSVKRLHPGWAAHAGVLAAALAGGGMTGPRTALEGRFGFFRAALGEAPDLAPLLDTLGTRWETLEIGFKPYPCCHYNHAYVDAARQLREAHRLDVATIASIECRVPAGEVPIVCEPAAAKAAPRTDYDAKFSLPFSVAAALIDGHVGVSTFSAARLADPALLRLAARVTYSVDPESPFPRTFPGHVIVRLDDGRTFEAREASNRGGPDAPLPVEALVEKFRDNASRALPEAQVRALEESALGLEGLDDVGALMALARPGD comes from the coding sequence ATGTCGCACTCCGCACACACGCTGGCCGGCTTTGCCCGCAGCCTGACACCCTCTCGCATCCCTGCCACCGTACGGGACGGCGTGGCCCTTCGCGTCCTCGACACGCTGGGGTGCGCGCTCGCGGCCTCGGACTTCGACTGGGCGGACACCGTCCTTGCGCCCGTGAGCGCCTGGGGGTACGGCGGCCGCAGCAGCGTCGCGGGCCGCTCGCCGCGCGTGGCCGCGCCCATGGCGGCGCTCGCCAACGGCACGCTCGCCCACGGTCTGGACTTCGACGATACGCACGCGCCCTCGATCACGCATGCCTCGGCGGTGGTCCTGCCGGCCGTGCTCGCGCTCGGCGAGGAGCGGAGACTGCCTGGGCCGGAGATCATCGCGGCCGCGGTGGCGGGTTACGAGACCATCACGCGGCTTGGGATGGCGGCGCCGGGTGCGTTTCACGCGCGCGGCTGGCACGCCACGCCCGCCTGCGGCGCGTTTGCCGCCGCGCTCGCCGCCGGCCGTTGCCTCGCTCTCGAGGAGGATGCGCTCGCGTCCGCCGTGGGCGTCGCCGCGAGCTGCGCGTCCGGGCTGCTCGAGTTCCTCGAGGACGGCTCGAGCGTCAAGCGACTGCATCCCGGGTGGGCGGCTCATGCGGGCGTGCTCGCGGCGGCCCTGGCGGGGGGAGGCATGACCGGTCCCCGCACCGCGCTCGAGGGGCGGTTCGGCTTCTTCCGGGCTGCCCTCGGCGAGGCGCCCGACCTGGCGCCCCTCCTCGACACGCTCGGCACACGCTGGGAAACGCTCGAGATCGGATTCAAGCCGTATCCGTGCTGTCACTACAACCACGCCTACGTGGACGCGGCTCGGCAGCTGCGCGAGGCGCACCGTCTGGACGTGGCGACGATCGCCTCGATCGAGTGCCGGGTGCCCGCGGGCGAAGTCCCGATCGTATGCGAGCCCGCCGCCGCCAAGGCGGCGCCCCGAACCGACTACGACGCGAAATTCAGCCTCCCGTTCTCCGTGGCGGCGGCGCTGATCGACGGGCACGTAGGCGTGAGCACCTTCAGCGCGGCGCGCCTGGCCGACCCCGCTCTGCTGCGCCTTGCCGCCCGCGTCACTTATTCGGTCGATCCCGAGTCACCGTTCCCGCGAACCTTCCCCGGTCACGTCATCGTGCGGCTCGACGATGGGCGGACGTTTGAGGCGCGCGAAGCGAGCAATCGGGGCGGTCCGGACGCGCCGCTCCCGGTAGAGGCCCTCGTGGAGAAGTTCCGCGACAACGCCTCCCGGGCGCTTCCCGAGGCACAGGTGCGCGCACTCGAGGAGAGCGCGCTCGGTCTCGAAGGCCTGGACGACGTGGGCGCGCTCATGGCGCTTGCCCGGCCGGGCGATTGA
- a CDS encoding PHP domain-containing protein: MPLLKGNLHAHTTFSDGHYAVEDVIARYRELGYDFLAITDHDDRVTENYWLHIPLSDGGLVVLPGLELDYRPLSQHVGKVTGDRETLFILNHPARYGLGVAEILARIAAIRTAGWPIEAVEVTDAGIYQPEHDVPAIPLPRVATDDSHWESQFGRAWVEVEAARSPDAILRAVKAGDFRLGFAPEAASS; the protein is encoded by the coding sequence GTGCCACTCCTCAAGGGCAATCTCCACGCGCATACCACGTTCTCCGACGGCCACTATGCCGTCGAAGATGTGATCGCCCGGTATCGCGAGCTGGGATACGACTTCCTCGCCATCACCGACCACGACGATCGCGTCACCGAGAACTACTGGCTCCACATCCCGCTGAGCGATGGGGGGCTCGTCGTGCTGCCCGGTCTCGAGCTCGACTACCGGCCCCTGTCCCAGCACGTCGGCAAGGTGACCGGGGACCGCGAGACGCTCTTCATCCTCAATCATCCCGCCCGGTACGGGCTCGGCGTCGCGGAGATCCTGGCCCGCATCGCCGCCATCCGGACGGCGGGCTGGCCCATCGAGGCGGTGGAAGTCACCGACGCCGGCATCTATCAGCCCGAGCACGACGTCCCCGCCATCCCGCTGCCGCGCGTCGCCACCGACGATTCTCACTGGGAGTCGCAGTTCGGCCGCGCGTGGGTCGAGGTGGAAGCCGCCCGGAGCCCGGACGCCATACTCCGCGCCGTCAAGGCGGGCGACTTCCGGCTGGGCTTCGCCCCGGAGGCGGCGTCCTCGTGA
- a CDS encoding MqnA/MqnD/SBP family protein, whose protein sequence is MTLVRIGHSPDPDDAFMFHALTAGKIRVPGIEIEHVLEDIESLNRRARTGDLEVTAVSAATYVMVHHQYRMMDPGASMGKGYGPILVAKEPMDPKLVVDKVVAIPGSHTTAALLLRIFVGDPPIIEVAFDKIPTVVAEGQADLGLLIHEGQITHRQMGLHKVMDLGEEWQKDSGLPLPLGINVMRRDLGEDVHRRLSQALRDSIDYAYAHVDEALEYAMRYGRGIDKETCRRFVLMYVNDYTKRLGPDGEAALRRLYDLAHAKGLIRDKPPVDPI, encoded by the coding sequence ATGACGCTCGTACGCATCGGCCACAGCCCGGATCCCGACGACGCCTTCATGTTCCACGCACTCACCGCCGGGAAGATTCGCGTGCCGGGGATCGAGATCGAGCACGTGCTGGAGGACATCGAGTCCCTGAACCGACGCGCCCGGACGGGAGATCTCGAGGTGACCGCGGTGTCCGCCGCGACCTACGTGATGGTCCATCACCAGTACCGGATGATGGATCCGGGCGCATCGATGGGAAAGGGATACGGCCCCATTCTCGTCGCGAAGGAGCCCATGGATCCGAAGCTCGTCGTGGACAAGGTGGTGGCCATTCCCGGCAGCCACACCACCGCCGCGCTCCTCCTCCGGATCTTCGTCGGCGATCCGCCCATCATCGAGGTCGCCTTCGACAAGATCCCCACCGTGGTCGCCGAAGGCCAGGCGGACCTCGGCTTGCTCATCCACGAGGGCCAGATCACCCATCGCCAGATGGGCCTGCACAAGGTGATGGATCTCGGGGAGGAGTGGCAGAAGGATTCCGGGCTGCCGCTCCCCCTCGGCATCAACGTGATGCGGCGCGACCTAGGTGAGGACGTGCACCGTCGCCTCTCGCAGGCCCTCCGCGATTCCATCGACTACGCCTACGCCCACGTGGACGAGGCGCTCGAGTACGCCATGCGCTACGGGCGGGGGATCGACAAGGAGACGTGCCGGCGCTTCGTGCTGATGTACGTCAACGACTACACGAAGCGGCTGGGACCCGACGGCGAGGCCGCGCTGCGCCGCCTCTACGACCTCGCCCACGCCAAGGGCCTCATCCGCGACAAGCCCCCCGTCGACCCGATCTGA
- the mqnC gene encoding cyclic dehypoxanthinyl futalosine synthase yields MELSRLEEIRTKVETGKRLDRIDGRWLLTEAPLVEVGALAQEVRFQRIPERRVTFVIDSNPNYTNVCITDCQFCAFYRKPGDPEAWTLTVEQVLEKVEFAAAKGATTVLLQGGHNPALPLDYYLDIVRETRRRFPQVTPHFFTASEIQTMAQVSGLSMPDVLRRLREAGQDTLPGGGAEVLSERVRKRIEPKKGGPKAWLDVHREAHRQGFRSTATMMYGHVEQPDDIIDHWEAVRDLQDEHRGFTAFVPWSFKPGNTLLEKWIKTYKGPSTYLRMLAASRLYLDNFDHVQASWFSEGKRAGQVALSWGADDFGGTLFEENVHAAADYVNKTTVDEIISLIRDAGYTPAQRTTEYQILREY; encoded by the coding sequence GTGGAGCTGAGCCGCCTCGAGGAGATCCGGACCAAGGTCGAAACAGGCAAGCGTCTCGATCGGATAGACGGCCGCTGGCTCCTCACCGAGGCGCCCCTCGTGGAGGTCGGCGCGCTCGCGCAGGAAGTGCGCTTCCAGCGCATCCCGGAGCGTCGCGTGACCTTCGTGATCGACAGCAACCCGAACTACACCAACGTGTGCATCACCGACTGTCAGTTCTGCGCCTTCTACCGCAAGCCCGGCGATCCCGAGGCCTGGACCTTGACGGTGGAGCAGGTGCTGGAGAAGGTCGAGTTCGCGGCGGCAAAAGGCGCCACCACGGTGCTGCTGCAGGGCGGCCACAACCCGGCGCTACCCCTCGACTACTACCTCGACATCGTCCGCGAGACCCGGCGGCGCTTCCCCCAGGTCACGCCGCACTTCTTCACCGCGTCTGAGATCCAGACCATGGCCCAGGTGAGCGGGCTTTCCATGCCCGACGTGCTGCGGCGCCTGCGCGAGGCCGGCCAGGACACCCTTCCCGGCGGGGGCGCCGAGGTGCTCTCGGAGCGCGTGCGCAAGCGCATCGAGCCCAAAAAGGGCGGGCCGAAGGCCTGGCTCGACGTGCACCGCGAAGCACATCGCCAGGGGTTTCGGTCCACCGCCACCATGATGTACGGCCACGTGGAGCAGCCCGACGACATCATCGACCACTGGGAGGCCGTCCGCGATCTCCAGGACGAGCACCGCGGCTTCACCGCCTTCGTGCCGTGGTCGTTCAAGCCGGGCAATACCCTGCTCGAGAAGTGGATCAAGACCTACAAGGGGCCGAGCACCTACCTCCGCATGCTGGCTGCCTCGCGCCTCTACCTTGACAACTTCGACCACGTGCAGGCCTCGTGGTTCTCCGAGGGCAAGCGGGCCGGCCAGGTGGCGCTGTCGTGGGGGGCGGACGACTTCGGGGGCACGCTCTTTGAAGAGAACGTCCACGCCGCCGCGGACTACGTCAACAAGACCACCGTGGACGAGATCATCAGCTTGATCCGCGACGCCGGCTACACGCCGGCGCAGAGAACCACGGAGTATCAGATACTCCGCGAGTACTGA